The Lysinibacillus pakistanensis genome includes a window with the following:
- a CDS encoding ComF family protein, with the protein MNKIDTHCLLCAQLLKDPISWTTLLTKRFQPTICEKCSARFENSQSATALYQYNNAMKEYLHQYKFLQDVALAKVFRQELYDRFKHEKATIIPIPMHPLKQKERSFSHMEELLKAANIPYSQLLEKTTTETQSAKNREERMQVAPLFCLKEGAYVENKEYLLFDDIKTTGTTLQHATEILVNAGAKSVQCFTLING; encoded by the coding sequence ATGAATAAAATAGATACACACTGCTTATTATGTGCACAGCTATTAAAGGATCCCATCTCATGGACAACTCTATTAACCAAACGATTTCAACCAACTATATGTGAAAAATGCTCAGCACGCTTTGAAAATTCCCAATCAGCAACGGCTCTTTATCAATATAATAATGCTATGAAGGAATATTTACATCAGTATAAATTCCTTCAGGATGTCGCACTGGCAAAAGTATTTCGACAAGAGCTTTATGATCGCTTCAAACATGAAAAAGCTACTATTATTCCAATTCCTATGCACCCTCTCAAACAAAAAGAGCGTAGCTTTTCGCATATGGAAGAGCTATTAAAAGCTGCAAATATCCCGTATAGTCAACTATTAGAAAAAACGACAACTGAAACGCAAAGTGCCAAAAATAGAGAGGAACGCATGCAAGTGGCTCCGCTATTTTGTCTAAAAGAAGGGGCTTACGTAGAGAATAAAGAATATCTCCTTTTTGACGATATAAAAACTACTGGAACTACTTTACAACATGCAACTGAGATTTTAGTAAATGCTGGTGCCAAAAGTGTTCAATGCTTCACATTAATTAATGGATGA
- a CDS encoding TIGR03826 family flagellar region protein, with translation MAEVRNCPKCNEFFNYIGVREVCHKCAQSEEELYQIVYRFLRKRENRAATVERIVEATGAEEELLYKWVRKGRLQPAMFPNLGYPCDNCGHLTTKGKLCSKCQDELKSELRTFEAAKEFRDSVEKRDRVTYHSERKR, from the coding sequence ATGGCAGAGGTTCGTAATTGTCCAAAGTGTAATGAATTTTTTAATTATATAGGTGTCAGAGAAGTATGTCATAAATGTGCTCAATCTGAAGAAGAGCTCTATCAAATCGTTTATCGCTTTTTACGTAAACGTGAGAACCGTGCTGCAACAGTGGAACGTATAGTAGAGGCAACTGGAGCCGAGGAAGAGCTATTATATAAATGGGTGCGCAAAGGTCGTTTACAGCCTGCAATGTTTCCTAACCTAGGCTACCCATGTGATAATTGTGGTCACCTCACAACAAAAGGTAAGCTTTGTTCGAAATGTCAGGATGAACTGAAGTCAGAGCTTCGAACGTTTGAGGCCGCTAAGGAGTTCCGTGATAGTGTAGAAAAGCGTGATCGTGTCACATATCATTCTGAACGAAAACGATAA
- the flgM gene encoding flagellar biosynthesis anti-sigma factor FlgM: MKITSYGINAVNAYKNQVRNVKSGDNKASFADKIEISKAAQNMQGISTYSTERAERVQQLKEDIASGEYKVNARQVAEDMLKYYRF; the protein is encoded by the coding sequence ATGAAAATTACATCTTATGGCATCAATGCAGTAAACGCCTATAAAAATCAAGTCCGCAATGTAAAATCAGGCGATAATAAGGCATCCTTTGCGGATAAAATCGAAATTTCAAAGGCTGCACAGAATATGCAAGGGATTTCAACATACAGTACTGAGCGTGCTGAACGCGTTCAGCAATTAAAGGAAGATATTGCTTCAGGCGAATATAAAGTCAATGCTCGTCAAGTTGCAGAAGATATGTTGAAATACTATCGTTTCTAG
- a CDS encoding flagellar protein FlgN — MSIEAICSTLTKLERMHKSLLELANKKTEIITVGDIEALDQMLKDEQAHVAAIDKLEQQRQKQVTDYLGAKGLATTDKTTVADVIDAAEQQTEKDTLTAVRNRLLHIINDLKKQNDLNQKLVFQSLQIVNLTLDGVRPPRPEQFNYSGNEVRGTNTMGKKSYFDSQA, encoded by the coding sequence ATGTCGATAGAAGCGATTTGCTCTACATTAACAAAGCTAGAAAGAATGCATAAAAGCTTGCTAGAACTAGCTAATAAAAAAACGGAAATCATTACAGTTGGCGATATCGAAGCACTGGATCAAATGCTCAAGGACGAGCAAGCCCATGTAGCGGCAATCGATAAGCTCGAGCAACAGCGTCAGAAACAGGTAACGGACTACCTTGGAGCAAAAGGACTTGCTACCACTGACAAAACAACTGTCGCAGATGTCATCGATGCAGCTGAGCAACAGACTGAAAAAGACACACTAACAGCAGTTCGCAATCGTTTATTGCACATCATCAATGACTTAAAAAAGCAAAATGATCTCAATCAAAAATTAGTATTTCAATCATTACAAATTGTGAATCTTACATTAGATGGTGTCCGCCCCCCTCGTCCAGAGCAATTTAACTACTCAGGTAATGAAGTACGAGGCACAAATACAATGGGCAAAAAATCATACTTTGATTCGCAAGCATAA
- the flgK gene encoding flagellar hook-associated protein FlgK has translation MRSTFMGLEASKRGLFTQQTALYTTGHNISNANTLGYSRQRVNMQATPGFPTAGLNQPIYPGHLGTGVEAGSIQRIRSEFIDRQYRQETNKFGYWESRTKAISQMEDIINEPSEFGLDKAFEQFWKGLQDVGNKPADAAARQVAIGRAQHLAESFNTIDTQLKTIQGNLGKELDVSTTQINTILKQIAAVNKQIQEVEPNGHVPNDLYDVRDVLVDKLNEYIPVSIERVPSGGLASEVAEGSLKITFKGTDGVVRNLVDGKDFAQFTAMGTKGSKVTGDDITNVFSELQLTDIESLEDHEAGTVTSSQAAIGQQDFEASKGKLLSLINSYGYQSTSGIKGYYPETLEKLDQLANAFIEEFNKLHANGYTLEQKDSNGVVTTPSTNGGLFFLGAGTGAGGIKFNEAIEKDPNLLAASSGVTQEGDGKHAYELANMQHKLYASIGNATMQSFYKGIVGKIGVDGEEALRLAATSESQRLTVSNSRDAVSSVSLDEEMTNMITFQQAYNANARMITVVDETLDKIINGMGRVGL, from the coding sequence ATGCGCTCAACATTTATGGGCTTAGAGGCAAGTAAACGTGGTTTATTTACACAGCAAACAGCTTTATATACGACTGGACATAATATTTCTAACGCCAACACATTAGGATACTCTCGTCAGCGAGTAAATATGCAAGCTACTCCAGGTTTTCCAACTGCGGGCTTAAATCAGCCAATCTATCCAGGACATCTTGGAACTGGTGTAGAAGCGGGTTCGATTCAACGTATTCGTAGTGAATTTATTGATCGCCAATATCGTCAAGAAACAAATAAATTTGGCTATTGGGAATCAAGAACAAAGGCCATTTCTCAAATGGAGGATATTATTAACGAACCTTCTGAATTTGGATTAGACAAGGCCTTTGAGCAGTTTTGGAAAGGGCTTCAGGATGTTGGTAACAAGCCGGCAGATGCAGCAGCACGTCAAGTAGCTATCGGTCGTGCACAGCATTTAGCAGAGTCCTTCAACACCATTGATACACAATTAAAAACAATTCAGGGTAACCTTGGGAAAGAACTAGATGTCTCTACAACACAAATTAATACTATTCTAAAGCAAATTGCAGCCGTTAACAAACAAATTCAAGAAGTAGAGCCGAATGGGCATGTACCAAATGATTTATATGATGTCCGTGATGTATTAGTAGATAAATTAAATGAGTACATACCTGTCTCAATTGAACGAGTTCCTTCGGGTGGTCTCGCTTCTGAGGTTGCTGAGGGTAGCTTGAAAATAACGTTTAAAGGTACTGATGGTGTTGTTAGAAATTTAGTAGATGGAAAAGATTTTGCACAGTTTACGGCGATGGGAACTAAAGGAAGTAAAGTTACTGGCGACGACATTACCAATGTATTTTCTGAATTACAATTAACTGATATTGAATCGTTAGAGGATCATGAAGCGGGAACTGTCACTAGCTCCCAAGCAGCAATTGGACAACAGGATTTTGAAGCTTCAAAAGGAAAATTACTATCCCTTATAAATTCCTATGGTTACCAAAGTACTAGTGGTATAAAGGGGTACTACCCTGAAACATTAGAAAAACTGGATCAGTTAGCGAATGCCTTTATTGAAGAATTTAATAAACTGCATGCAAATGGCTATACATTAGAGCAAAAAGATTCTAATGGGGTTGTAACTACTCCTTCCACTAATGGGGGACTTTTCTTTTTGGGTGCAGGTACAGGTGCGGGTGGAATTAAATTTAATGAAGCCATTGAAAAAGATCCAAACCTTTTAGCTGCCTCCTCTGGGGTTACTCAAGAAGGTGATGGTAAGCATGCCTATGAGCTTGCGAATATGCAACATAAATTGTATGCCTCAATTGGAAATGCAACAATGCAATCATTTTATAAAGGGATTGTTGGGAAAATTGGTGTAGACGGTGAGGAAGCTCTACGTTTAGCAGCTACTTCAGAATCCCAACGTTTAACTGTATCAAATAGTCGAGATGCTGTTAGCTCTGTTTCGTTAGATGAAGAAATGACCAATATGATTACCTTCCAGCAAGCGTATAATGCCAATGCACGTATGATTACTGTTGTTGATGAAACATTAGATAAAATTATTAATGGTATGGGTCGAGTAGGACTATAA
- the flgL gene encoding flagellar hook-associated protein FlgL, with product MRVTQSMLSNNMLLNLNRSYGKMSKLQDQINSGSKITRPSDDPVVAVNGMGYRRDLAKVEQYTRNMITASNWLDSSDESLNQVGEQMKRVRELVIQAANDTNTPEEREKIKMEIDQIRQQIQDVGNTNIGGSYLFSGTNTNQPLFTPVAGGNGKEINPALNAPNEAVNIEIYDGIQIQVNTPGKDLFKSIDDMMGKISSLLGDPSKTGQEIGDMLGGISSSSTNDDITALHNKVLEAQADVGARQNRIEMMENRLGIREVSVTKQLRDTESVDYSKAITEMVTNESIHQAALSVGAKIIQQTLVDFIR from the coding sequence ATGCGCGTAACGCAATCAATGCTTTCAAATAATATGTTACTTAATTTAAATAGAAGCTATGGCAAAATGTCAAAGCTTCAGGATCAAATTAATTCAGGCTCTAAAATTACCCGTCCATCAGATGACCCAGTGGTAGCCGTAAATGGAATGGGGTATCGTCGAGATTTAGCAAAGGTTGAGCAGTACACACGAAACATGATAACAGCAAGTAATTGGTTAGACTCATCTGACGAATCTCTCAATCAGGTTGGCGAGCAAATGAAGCGTGTTCGAGAGTTAGTTATTCAAGCGGCAAATGATACAAACACACCAGAAGAACGAGAAAAAATCAAAATGGAAATTGATCAAATTCGCCAGCAGATTCAGGATGTAGGAAATACAAATATTGGCGGAAGCTACCTATTTAGTGGGACAAATACAAATCAGCCATTGTTTACGCCTGTGGCTGGTGGGAACGGAAAAGAAATTAACCCGGCCCTTAATGCACCGAATGAAGCTGTTAATATAGAAATTTATGATGGCATTCAAATTCAAGTGAATACTCCTGGTAAAGATTTATTTAAAAGCATAGATGATATGATGGGGAAAATTTCTAGTTTATTAGGGGATCCAAGTAAAACGGGTCAAGAGATTGGAGATATGCTTGGTGGTATATCATCATCAAGTACTAATGATGATATTACAGCTTTGCATAATAAAGTTTTGGAAGCACAGGCTGATGTAGGCGCCCGACAAAATCGTATTGAGATGATGGAGAACCGCCTAGGTATCCGTGAGGTCAGTGTGACAAAGCAACTTAGAGATACTGAGTCTGTTGATTACTCTAAAGCCATAACAGAAATGGTGACTAATGAATCTATTCACCAGGCTGCCTTATCCGTAGGTGCAAAAATTATTCAGCAAACTCTAGTAGATTTTATAAGATAG
- a CDS encoding DUF6470 family protein, whose product MRLPQIQIHTTDAKLNLHIAKPQQYIKQPKATQHIEQPAAILEINTTRGVLRIDSSQARRDLGMIGPIEATKNAAEEGSQAALSGAARRAREGRQMMLSAGKGQGRSTIQNIAKQNHGPHRVQFNIKFVPSVGSVKIDYTPGTTDVNIQRREPIIDAKVNKPIHEYTPGKVTGTMVQRPDVDIDVII is encoded by the coding sequence ATGAGACTCCCTCAAATTCAAATTCATACAACAGATGCAAAATTAAATCTTCATATAGCAAAACCTCAACAATATATTAAGCAACCTAAAGCAACTCAACATATTGAACAGCCTGCCGCTATTTTAGAAATCAATACAACAAGAGGAGTTTTAAGGATTGACTCTTCTCAGGCAAGACGTGATTTAGGGATGATAGGTCCAATTGAAGCAACCAAAAATGCTGCTGAGGAGGGAAGTCAGGCAGCCTTAAGTGGTGCAGCAAGACGTGCACGGGAAGGCCGACAAATGATGCTGTCAGCAGGAAAAGGGCAAGGTCGCTCTACGATACAAAATATAGCCAAGCAAAATCATGGTCCACATCGAGTACAGTTTAATATTAAATTTGTTCCATCGGTAGGTTCAGTGAAAATCGACTATACACCAGGTACAACGGATGTCAATATTCAACGTAGAGAGCCTATAATTGACGCTAAGGTGAACAAACCAATACATGAATACACACCAGGAAAAGTAACTGGTACAATGGTACAAAGACCAGATGTTGACATTGACGTCATCATTTAA
- the fliW gene encoding flagellar assembly protein FliW codes for MKITTKFLGEIEISEQDILKFEHGLLGLEDEKKFVLLPLDADLPLAMLQSINNAEIGFVVAFPFAFKKDYSFDISEEDREQLQIEKQEDVLTYAIVTMKESLQDSTINLLAPVIINIGAKCGKQIVLQDNKSYPLRYPLQALEGSAK; via the coding sequence ATGAAAATTACCACAAAGTTTTTAGGTGAAATTGAAATTTCAGAACAAGATATTTTAAAGTTTGAACATGGTCTACTTGGATTAGAGGATGAAAAAAAATTTGTATTGCTACCGCTTGATGCAGATCTCCCTTTAGCAATGCTACAATCCATTAATAATGCAGAAATTGGTTTCGTGGTGGCCTTCCCATTTGCTTTTAAAAAAGATTATAGCTTTGATATTAGCGAAGAGGATCGTGAGCAGCTGCAAATTGAAAAACAAGAGGATGTCCTTACATACGCAATTGTTACAATGAAGGAATCATTACAGGATTCTACCATTAATTTATTAGCTCCTGTCATCATCAATATTGGAGCAAAGTGTGGAAAGCAAATTGTCCTTCAAGATAATAAATCCTATCCTCTACGCTATCCGTTGCAAGCATTGGAAGGAAGTGCGAAATAA
- the csrA gene encoding carbon storage regulator CsrA, giving the protein MLVLSRKKDESIMIGDQIEIKILAIEGEQIKIGIVAPKTVKVHRSEVFEAIQAQNKEALSMSSGFLEQLKKK; this is encoded by the coding sequence ATGCTAGTCCTTTCACGTAAAAAAGATGAGTCCATCATGATTGGCGACCAAATTGAAATAAAAATATTAGCTATCGAGGGTGAACAAATTAAAATTGGAATTGTCGCACCTAAAACAGTTAAAGTACACCGTTCAGAGGTTTTTGAGGCTATACAAGCCCAGAACAAGGAAGCACTCTCCATGTCTTCAGGTTTCCTAGAGCAATTAAAGAAAAAATAA
- the hag gene encoding flagellin Hag, protein MRIQHNISALNTHRNLTFNNAQASKNLEKLSSGYKINRAGDDAAGLAISEKMRGQIRGLDMATKNAQDSVSLIQTAEGALNETHAILQRMRELAVQSSNDTNVSGDRAALQLEIESLSKEITRISTDTEFNTQKLLNGKFGAAITSASQAATDPKGKVFHIGANEGQNIKLSIMNMAASSLGVSVGTATDATSVTSGNLGTNAAKINITTQSAANRSITTIDAALKKVSETRASLGAVQNRLEHTINNLGATSENLSAAESRIRDTDMAKEMMGFTKNNILMQAAQSMLAQANQQPQGVLQLLG, encoded by the coding sequence ATGAGAATTCAACACAACATTTCAGCTTTAAACACACACCGTAACCTTACTTTCAACAATGCTCAAGCTTCTAAAAACCTTGAGAAATTATCTTCAGGTTACAAAATCAACCGCGCTGGTGACGATGCTGCTGGTTTAGCAATCTCTGAAAAAATGCGTGGACAAATCCGTGGTCTTGACATGGCGACTAAAAACGCTCAAGACTCAGTTTCATTAATTCAAACTGCTGAGGGTGCACTTAACGAAACACACGCAATTCTACAACGTATGCGTGAATTAGCTGTACAATCTTCAAACGATACAAACGTATCTGGGGACCGTGCTGCATTACAATTAGAAATTGAATCTTTATCAAAAGAAATTACACGTATTTCTACTGATACAGAATTCAATACACAAAAATTATTAAATGGTAAATTTGGTGCTGCAATTACTTCTGCATCACAAGCTGCTACTGATCCGAAAGGTAAAGTTTTCCATATTGGTGCTAACGAAGGACAAAACATTAAGCTTTCAATCATGAATATGGCTGCTTCTTCACTTGGTGTATCTGTAGGTACGGCAACTGATGCTACATCAGTTACTTCTGGAAATTTAGGAACAAATGCTGCAAAAATTAACATTACAACTCAATCAGCAGCTAACCGTTCTATCACTACAATTGATGCTGCATTGAAAAAAGTATCAGAAACACGTGCTTCACTAGGTGCGGTTCAAAACCGTTTAGAGCACACTATCAACAACTTAGGCGCAACTTCTGAAAACTTATCAGCAGCAGAATCACGTATCCGTGATACTGATATGGCTAAAGAGATGATGGGCTTCACGAAGAACAACATCTTAATGCAAGCTGCACAATCTATGCTAGCGCAAGCTAACCAACAACCACAAGGCGTACTTCAATTATTAGGTTAA
- a CDS encoding motility associated factor glycosyltransferase family protein, with protein MPNIQMEQTKSGLTTLKINNYYIHSKYDPVQEAKRFVDNNFKEKYVTILFGYGLGYIEKAYREKLSSDKQNYILVFDPIKEKLIDNVDFGDSKVFNDTTNLEDYIWKNFKNEISKFVVVSTPNYDKLFPNEYIKLMKKIKDYQNNQIVDFATIIKLSLPWEENYSKNRFYMATDPSLEHLENRFSCPIVIASGGPSLNKQLPLLKKFRQKIILIASGSTARALVLNDIVPDFVVSIDPKIENLRHYNDVDFQNATLIYTPQNLYTVRGMFKNAFVFLPSYDESLYYYYINLLNKSYPLLGYGGSCANYAFVVAHYISNGPIAFIGQDLAYTDGQTHADGNKAKWNLTEDIIKQRGLFYVDGYMGEQVLTSKVFYSMKNSFESMNKQLAINAPVFNCTEGGLKIEGFNQISFKQFCENYCEDNITHTNIETNGENNKKQHHLLLEKMQKERKICKEIIILCNDGIRLLELSEGQIALSQNTLQKLNHIDEKLQKALKKVNLNKILEPIALRVQNLFDSDTEETDQQTFKRIVDQNRAFYKQIVVAVEKSLEFNTELIEMIELSLKEE; from the coding sequence ATGCCTAATATACAAATGGAACAAACTAAATCAGGGCTAACAACACTTAAGATTAACAATTATTATATACATAGTAAGTACGACCCAGTACAAGAAGCTAAACGATTTGTTGATAATAACTTTAAAGAAAAATATGTAACTATTTTATTTGGTTATGGTCTGGGCTATATAGAAAAAGCTTATAGAGAAAAACTAAGCTCTGATAAGCAAAATTATATTTTAGTGTTTGATCCCATAAAAGAAAAATTAATTGATAATGTTGATTTTGGAGATAGTAAAGTTTTTAATGATACTACGAATCTTGAGGATTATATTTGGAAGAATTTTAAAAATGAAATATCTAAATTTGTTGTAGTTTCTACTCCTAATTATGATAAATTATTCCCGAATGAATATATTAAATTAATGAAAAAGATAAAAGATTATCAAAATAATCAAATTGTTGATTTCGCAACGATAATTAAACTTTCTTTACCTTGGGAGGAGAATTACTCCAAAAATCGATTTTATATGGCGACTGATCCAAGTTTAGAACATTTAGAAAATCGATTTTCCTGTCCAATTGTTATAGCATCTGGGGGACCTTCATTAAATAAACAATTGCCTTTATTAAAAAAATTTAGACAAAAAATCATTTTAATAGCATCAGGATCAACTGCAAGAGCATTAGTATTAAATGATATAGTACCAGATTTTGTTGTCTCTATTGATCCAAAAATAGAGAATTTAAGGCATTACAATGATGTAGATTTTCAAAATGCTACTTTAATTTATACACCTCAAAATCTATATACTGTACGAGGAATGTTTAAAAATGCTTTTGTTTTTTTACCTTCATATGATGAATCACTTTATTATTATTATATAAACTTATTAAATAAATCATATCCCCTTTTAGGATATGGGGGCTCTTGTGCTAATTATGCTTTTGTGGTGGCGCATTATATATCCAATGGACCCATTGCCTTTATTGGGCAAGACTTAGCTTATACTGATGGTCAAACTCATGCAGATGGGAATAAAGCAAAATGGAATTTAACTGAGGATATTATCAAACAGCGAGGCCTATTTTATGTTGATGGTTATATGGGAGAGCAAGTTCTTACTTCAAAAGTATTTTATAGTATGAAAAATAGTTTTGAATCTATGAATAAACAATTAGCAATTAATGCACCTGTGTTTAACTGTACAGAAGGTGGTCTGAAAATAGAGGGATTTAATCAAATTTCTTTTAAACAATTTTGTGAAAATTATTGTGAAGATAATATAACTCATACCAACATTGAGACGAATGGTGAAAATAATAAAAAGCAACATCATCTGTTACTAGAGAAAATGCAAAAAGAAAGAAAAATTTGTAAAGAAATTATTATTCTTTGTAATGATGGAATAAGACTATTAGAACTTTCTGAAGGTCAAATAGCCCTTAGTCAAAATACTTTACAAAAACTTAATCATATTGATGAAAAATTACAAAAAGCTTTGAAAAAGGTTAATTTGAATAAAATATTAGAACCTATAGCATTACGTGTTCAAAATCTATTTGATTCAGATACAGAAGAAACAGATCAGCAAACTTTTAAAAGAATTGTGGATCAGAATCGAGCTTTTTATAAACAGATAGTAGTTGCTGTTGAAAAATCATTAGAATTCAATACAGAATTAATAGAAATGATAGAATTATCACTTAAGGAGGAATAG
- a CDS encoding motility associated factor glycosyltransferase family protein codes for MKWEVEKAKNQQLTLKINDYYVYSKYRPYEDAEKFINSNTNPESDYFVLLGLGLGYHLAALKKLVPSNKISVLLLDKNEQEFYLKYCDRSLINDIKLINVTEISNINKHENIQFLVPISIINSLDSTHELKEIFDEVKLKEMSYRLVADRMSDNFIHNISLNNLFIKNLKGLFTGQTACLVSSGPSIDEMMPYLKQNQNKVFILSVSSAVRILEKYNIQPHATVLSDAKERVQLQFKELSYQGPLFYLATACKEVLANYIGKKYILFQKGYDRSEQYAAQLEEPTFDVGGSVAILGFLLLEYLGFERIVLCGQDLGFREGKTHSIHTTSGMHISDYYKYGEVEANNGEKINISKSLKIYHNWFENKIKKSNIEVYNTAYLGAKIKGAPYIDLKKFNQLILENDSKILQKKLGVFET; via the coding sequence ATGAAATGGGAGGTTGAAAAAGCAAAAAACCAGCAATTAACCCTTAAAATAAATGATTATTATGTTTACAGTAAATATCGTCCATATGAAGATGCTGAGAAGTTTATTAATAGCAATACTAATCCAGAATCTGATTATTTTGTATTACTAGGGTTAGGATTAGGTTATCATTTGGCTGCGCTAAAGAAATTAGTACCATCAAATAAAATATCTGTTCTATTACTAGATAAAAATGAACAGGAATTTTATTTAAAATATTGCGATAGAAGTTTAATTAATGATATAAAACTAATTAATGTAACAGAGATTTCAAATATCAATAAGCATGAAAATATACAGTTTTTAGTTCCAATAAGTATAATTAATAGTTTAGACTCTACCCATGAACTAAAGGAAATATTTGATGAAGTAAAGTTAAAAGAAATGAGTTATCGTTTAGTTGCAGATCGAATGAGTGACAATTTTATTCATAATATTTCTTTGAATAATCTATTTATCAAGAATTTAAAGGGATTATTTACAGGACAAACAGCATGTCTTGTTTCCTCTGGTCCGTCAATAGATGAAATGATGCCATATTTAAAACAGAATCAAAATAAAGTTTTTATTTTATCTGTAAGTTCGGCAGTTCGTATTTTAGAGAAGTATAATATTCAGCCACATGCTACTGTTTTATCTGATGCCAAGGAACGGGTTCAATTACAATTTAAAGAATTATCCTATCAAGGTCCTCTTTTCTATTTGGCCACAGCTTGTAAAGAGGTATTAGCAAACTATATAGGAAAAAAATATATACTATTTCAAAAAGGATATGATCGTTCAGAGCAATATGCAGCTCAGTTGGAAGAACCTACGTTTGATGTAGGAGGCTCGGTAGCAATATTAGGTTTTCTACTATTAGAGTATTTAGGTTTTGAAAGAATTGTTTTATGTGGGCAGGATTTAGGATTCAGAGAAGGGAAAACTCACTCAATTCATACTACATCTGGGATGCATATAAGCGATTATTATAAATATGGAGAAGTAGAAGCAAACAATGGTGAGAAAATTAATATCTCAAAAAGCTTAAAAATATACCATAATTGGTTTGAAAATAAAATTAAAAAATCGAATATAGAAGTTTATAACACTGCATATTTGGGAGCAAAAATAAAAGGCGCTCCCTATATTGATTTAAAGAAATTTAATCAGCTAATTTTAGAGAATGATTCAAAAATACTACAAAAGAAATTAGGGGTGTTTGAAACATGA
- a CDS encoding N-acetylneuraminate synthase family protein, translating to MKPFIKIGNRLIGDNYPPLVIAEIGINHEGSLEVAKQMVDAAYGAGAEIIKHQTHVVEDEMSEVARGVIPGNTDVSIYQVMERCALSEEEEIELKVYVETKGMIFISTPFSRAAADRLQRMGVEAYKIGSGECNNYPLIEHIAKFGKPMIVSTGMNDIESVRKTVSILENYNIQYALLHCTNVYPTPSRLVRLGGMQELQKEFPNAIIGLSDHTINNNACLAATALGASILERHFTDSMDRPGPDIVCSMNPQALSELIQGTNEIAQMRGGKKEAAKEEQVTIDFAFATVVAIKDIREGEKLSMENIWVKRPGTGEIHAEHFNSLLGKMVKKSIKKDTQLKFSDIIQ from the coding sequence ATGAAGCCTTTTATAAAAATAGGTAATCGTCTGATTGGAGATAATTATCCTCCATTGGTCATTGCTGAAATAGGTATAAATCATGAAGGTTCACTTGAAGTTGCAAAACAAATGGTTGATGCAGCATATGGTGCAGGAGCTGAAATAATCAAACATCAAACACATGTTGTAGAAGATGAAATGAGTGAAGTGGCAAGAGGGGTAATACCCGGAAATACGGATGTTTCGATTTATCAAGTAATGGAACGATGTGCATTATCAGAAGAAGAAGAAATAGAGTTGAAAGTTTATGTAGAAACAAAAGGGATGATTTTTATCAGTACCCCATTCTCACGGGCTGCTGCAGATCGGCTACAACGTATGGGTGTTGAGGCTTATAAAATAGGGTCAGGAGAATGCAATAACTATCCATTAATAGAGCACATTGCGAAATTTGGAAAACCGATGATTGTATCTACTGGAATGAATGATATTGAAAGTGTTCGAAAAACAGTAAGTATATTAGAAAATTATAATATTCAATATGCATTGCTTCATTGTACAAATGTTTACCCTACTCCATCTCGGTTAGTGCGTCTAGGTGGTATGCAAGAACTTCAAAAAGAATTCCCGAATGCAATAATCGGTTTGTCTGACCATACAATCAATAACAATGCATGCTTGGCAGCTACGGCTTTAGGGGCTTCAATTTTAGAAAGACATTTCACCGATTCCATGGATCGTCCAGGTCCTGATATTGTTTGTTCAATGAATCCTCAAGCATTATCAGAGCTTATCCAAGGTACAAATGAAATTGCACAAATGCGTGGTGGAAAAAAGGAAGCCGCTAAAGAGGAACAAGTGACAATTGATTTTGCGTTCGCCACTGTTGTAGCAATAAAAGATATAAGAGAAGGCGAGAAATTATCAATGGAGAACATTTGGGTAAAACGGCCTGGTACAGGGGAAATCCATGCAGAGCACTTTAACTCATTATTAGGTAAGATGGTTAAAAAATCAATTAAGAAAGATACTCAACTGAAATTTAGTGACATTATTCAGTAA